One window from the genome of Syntrophorhabdus sp. encodes:
- a CDS encoding molybdenum cofactor biosynthesis protein, which yields MSYRVQVITVSDKGSRGERVDTSGPAIRNILEKDFTVGDIIIVPDE from the coding sequence ATGAGCTATCGCGTACAGGTCATCACGGTGAGCGACAAAGGCTCCCGGGGAGAGCGTGTCGACACGAGCGGCCCGGCCATCAGGAACATCCTCGAGAAGGACTTTACCGTGGGTGACATTATTATCGTACCCGATGAGG